In Halomarina salina, one DNA window encodes the following:
- a CDS encoding DM13 domain-containing protein: protein MNRRLGTALTVLAVVIVVVAGPVVYDLFAPERSTTVVEAGPGDGATTLATGTFSGADAAHRVSGTVSLVEEDGTHVLYFQNYSQTQGPDVFVYLTPDGDPTTRDQIDRGVKVRIDGGADGGESTKEGTFRQELPGDIDPTQYRGVSVWCDDFSVPFGSATLTDE, encoded by the coding sequence ATGAACCGTCGTCTCGGCACCGCACTGACCGTCCTGGCCGTCGTCATCGTCGTCGTCGCCGGCCCGGTCGTCTACGACCTGTTCGCACCCGAACGCTCGACCACCGTCGTCGAGGCGGGACCCGGCGACGGGGCGACGACGCTCGCAACCGGGACGTTCTCGGGGGCCGACGCCGCCCACCGCGTCTCCGGCACCGTCTCCCTTGTCGAGGAGGACGGCACACACGTCCTCTACTTCCAGAACTACAGTCAGACGCAGGGGCCGGACGTGTTCGTCTACCTGACGCCCGACGGTGACCCCACGACCCGCGACCAGATAGACCGCGGCGTGAAGGTGCGCATCGACGGCGGGGCAGACGGTGGCGAGTCGACCAAGGAGGGGACCTTCCGACAGGAACTACCCGGCGACATCGACCCGACGCAGTACCGCGGCGTCAGTGTCTGGTGTGACGACTTCTCCGTCCCGTTCGGGTCCGCGACGCTGACCGACGAGTGA